Proteins from a single region of Carassius carassius chromosome 37, fCarCar2.1, whole genome shotgun sequence:
- the neurod4 gene encoding neurogenic differentiation factor 4, with translation MMTKPYGKPGDVTELVSSLGWMEEDLSSQDSDQTPEIGHYALHRRPVELGSEDMEEEEEEEEEEEEVGLDGEKVPKRRGPKKKKMTKARQERFRARRVKANARERSRMHGLNDALDNLRSVMPCYSKTQKLSKIETLRLARNYIWALSEVLESGQSPESHGFVEMLCKGLSQPTSNLVAGCLQLGPSSMLINKLDEKCGIPGVGGPQGHPISYPSPGLPSPPYGSLEASHLLHLKGFKGANYENSSPNECSSSTPPYDGPLTPPLSISGNFALKQEPSPHEAERNFTPHPTHATHYISSHPYPPSSLAGLPAPQGHPMFPGSRFELPLDMAFESFTPSHIVTSQMSSIYSE, from the coding sequence ATGATGACCAAACCTTATGGAAAACCAGGGGATGTGACTGAACTTGTCAGCTCTCTCGGATGGATGGAGGAAGACCTCAGCTCACAGGATAGTGACCAGACACCTGAGATCGGTCACTATGCGCTACACAGGAGACCTGTAGAGCTTGGCAGTGAGGatatggaggaagaggaggaggaggaggaggaagaggaagaagttGGTCTGGATGGAGAAAAGGTACCCAAGCGAAGAGGTcctaaaaagaagaaaatgacaAAAGCCAGACAAGAACGTTTCCGTGCCCGACGCGTCAAGGCCAACGCCAGGGAACGATCACGCATGCATGGGCTAAACGATGCATTGGACAACTTGCGGAGCGTCATGCCTTGTTACTCCAAGACCCAGAAGCTCTCCAAAATCGAGACCCTGCGGCTGGCCCGCAACTACATATGGGCACTGTCGGAGGTTCTGGAGAGTGGCCAGTCACCCGAGAGCCATGGTTTTGTGGAGATGCTATGCAAGGGGCTTTCGCAACCTACCAGCAACCTTGTGGCAGGCTGCCTCCAACTTGGACCCTCGTCCATGCTGATCAACAAGCTGGATGAAAAGTGTGGGATTCCAGGAGTAGGTGGTCCACAGGGTCACCCCATTAGCTATCCTTCACCAGGACTTCCCAGTCCACCCTATGGCTCATTGGAGGCCTCACACTTGCTCCATCTGAAGGGCTTCAAGGGGGCTAACTATGAGAACTCCTCACCCAATGAATGTAGCAGCAGCACGCCACCTTATGATGGTCCTCTTACTCCGCCACTCAGCATCAGTGGCAACTTCGCCCTCAAGCAGGAGCCGTCGCCGCATGAGGCTGAGAGGAACTTTACACCTCACCCGACCCACGCCACTCATTACATCTCCTCACACCCTTACCCACCTTCCTCCTTGGCTGGTCTTCCAGCTCCTCAGGGTCACCCGATGTTCCCAGGCTCCCGTTTTGAGCTTCCTTTAGACATGGCTTTCGAGTCGTTTACCCCTTCACACATTGTGACATCACAGATGAGCAGCATTTACAGTGAATGA